The following are from one region of the Haemophilus parainfluenzae genome:
- a CDS encoding endonuclease domain-containing protein, protein MQPYEKYLKENSQKLRADQTDAERKLWQRINRDQLLGFRFNRQKPLLSYIVDFYCAKAKLIIELDGSQHYEPDYQEKDALRDAELNSLGFTVMRFSNDEVMCEIESVVEQIYLFLENVRAD, encoded by the coding sequence ATGCAACCCTATGAAAAATACTTAAAAGAGAATTCGCAAAAACTGCGAGCGGATCAAACGGATGCGGAAAGAAAATTATGGCAACGCATCAATCGAGATCAATTATTAGGATTTCGATTTAATCGACAAAAGCCACTTTTAAGTTATATCGTTGATTTTTATTGTGCGAAAGCAAAGTTGATTATCGAATTAGATGGTAGTCAGCACTATGAACCTGATTATCAGGAAAAAGACGCATTGCGAGATGCAGAATTAAATTCACTTGGTTTTACGGTGATGCGATTTAGCAATGATGAAGTCATGTGTGAAATTGAAAGTGTAGTAGAGCAGATTTATTTGTTTTTAGAGAATGTAAGGGCTGATTGA
- a CDS encoding histidine-type phosphatase gives MKKTALKFTALLLGLTLASGVFATENRQNKQNEDYELEKVLIFSRHGLRSPVEKDPQEMAKYSPYAWAKWDVPSGYLTAKGTVLETYFGQYLGQWLADKGLLTTERCASGEGIFAYANGVQRTIATGQAIVSGAFAGCNVQLQHHGKIGSEKDPIFNTQAHNPSQALIESAKNNVDLTALQQKLAPNYALLSEIIDYKNSPNCLQKGECDLGGKVGEYSIKDGKSVKITGSISTGKKIVSALLLAHYVGKPDSEIANGRVDSQEKWRAINEIKNEYYRTLFKNNEALAQNASYPLLAFIQQQLNSENKINLLVGHDSNIVALLAALGVEPYELDDSLENIPIGGKLLFEVWKHKPSGKLKFKLDYVYQTTEQLINITPLSLATPPNQTALTLKGCEKDEHGFCDYERFQQVLSEGIENGKK, from the coding sequence ATGAAAAAAACAGCCCTAAAATTCACCGCACTTTTACTTGGTTTGACGCTTGCAAGCGGTGTATTTGCAACAGAAAATCGCCAAAACAAACAGAATGAAGATTACGAGCTTGAGAAAGTCTTAATTTTCAGCCGCCATGGATTACGCTCGCCAGTGGAAAAAGATCCACAAGAGATGGCAAAATATTCACCGTATGCGTGGGCAAAATGGGATGTGCCATCAGGTTATCTCACGGCAAAAGGAACGGTATTAGAAACCTATTTTGGCCAATATTTAGGTCAATGGCTTGCAGATAAAGGGTTATTAACAACTGAACGTTGTGCATCGGGTGAAGGTATTTTCGCTTATGCGAATGGTGTACAACGCACCATTGCAACAGGTCAGGCAATTGTTTCTGGCGCATTTGCGGGCTGTAATGTTCAACTGCAACATCACGGTAAAATTGGTTCAGAAAAAGATCCCATTTTTAACACACAAGCGCATAATCCAAGTCAAGCCTTGATTGAATCTGCAAAAAATAACGTTGATTTAACCGCTTTACAGCAAAAATTAGCGCCAAATTATGCGCTATTGAGTGAAATTATCGATTATAAAAACTCACCAAACTGCTTGCAAAAAGGCGAGTGTGATTTAGGTGGAAAAGTCGGTGAATACAGTATTAAAGACGGTAAGTCGGTCAAAATTACGGGTTCTATCAGCACCGGAAAGAAAATTGTTAGTGCGTTATTGCTTGCGCATTATGTGGGTAAGCCTGATTCAGAAATCGCAAACGGCCGCGTGGATAGCCAAGAAAAATGGCGTGCAATTAACGAAATAAAAAACGAATATTACCGCACATTATTTAAAAATAACGAGGCGTTGGCACAAAATGCATCATACCCGTTATTGGCATTTATTCAGCAACAGTTAAATAGTGAAAACAAAATTAACTTATTGGTTGGACACGATTCTAATATCGTCGCTCTGCTTGCGGCATTAGGTGTTGAGCCTTATGAGTTGGATGATTCATTAGAAAATATCCCAATCGGAGGCAAGTTGCTATTTGAAGTGTGGAAACACAAACCCAGTGGCAAACTCAAATTTAAGTTGGATTATGTTTATCAAACCACTGAACAGCTGATTAATATCACGCCATTAAGTTTAGCGACACCACCAAACCAAACAGCATTAACCCTCAAAGGCTGTGAAAAAGATGAACATGGTTTTTGTGATTACGAGCGTTTTCAACAGGTGTTGAGTGAGGGTATTGAAAACGGTAAGAAGTAG
- a CDS encoding FABP family protein — protein sequence MKDFQYPDDIYTEAETDPNTLANLGPLARLAGVWEGKRGVDINPKAEGPEKDPYIERYEAHPTDAQTNGPQLYYGLRYHTHIVQPGEVETFHDQVGYWLWEPETGNILLTGSIPRGQTFIAVGNAPADAKEFTVKAVRGSLTNGIISNPFLERSFTTESFEMTVKFHDDGTWSYDQITTMIIPNYDAPFEHRDRNRLTKIGEPKLNPTAAAEKEDE from the coding sequence ATGAAAGATTTTCAATACCCAGACGATATCTACACGGAAGCAGAAACTGATCCTAATACACTCGCGAATTTAGGCCCATTGGCTAGATTAGCGGGTGTTTGGGAAGGTAAGCGTGGTGTGGATATCAACCCGAAAGCGGAAGGACCTGAAAAAGATCCTTATATCGAACGTTACGAAGCCCATCCAACGGATGCACAAACTAATGGTCCGCAACTCTATTATGGATTACGTTATCACACCCATATTGTACAACCAGGCGAAGTGGAAACCTTCCACGACCAAGTGGGTTATTGGTTATGGGAGCCTGAAACGGGTAATATTTTATTAACAGGCAGCATTCCACGTGGCCAAACGTTTATTGCGGTCGGTAATGCACCAGCGGATGCGAAAGAGTTTACGGTAAAAGCGGTACGCGGTTCATTAACAAACGGCATCATTTCGAATCCGTTTTTAGAACGTTCATTTACCACAGAAAGTTTTGAGATGACGGTGAAATTCCATGATGATGGCACTTGGTCATACGATCAAATCACAACCATGATTATCCCGAATTATGATGCACCATTTGAACATCGCGATCGTAACCGCTTAACTAAAATTGGTGAACCGAAATTGAATCCAACTGCGGCAGCAGAAAAAGAGGATGAATAA
- the glyQ gene encoding glycine--tRNA ligase subunit alpha has translation MSTKFNVKTFQGMILALQEYWANQGCTVVQPFDMEVGAGTSHPMTALRALGPEPMAFAYVQPSRRPTDGRYGENPNRLQHYYQFQVVIKPSPDNIQELYLGSLEMLGFDPTQNDIRFVEDNWENPTLGAWGLGWEVWLNGMEVTQFTYFQQVGGLECKPVTGEVTYGLERLAMYIQGVDSVYDLVWSDGPLGKTTYGDVFHQNEVEQSTYNFEYADTDFLFYCFDQYEKEAKSLLELERPLPLPAYERILKAAHSFNLLDARKAISVTERQRYILRIRALTKGVAEAYYASREALGFPGCKK, from the coding sequence ATGAGTACAAAATTCAACGTAAAAACATTCCAAGGCATGATTTTAGCCTTGCAAGAATATTGGGCAAATCAAGGCTGTACCGTTGTGCAACCCTTTGATATGGAAGTAGGCGCAGGTACTTCTCACCCAATGACTGCATTACGCGCATTAGGCCCAGAGCCAATGGCATTTGCTTATGTGCAACCTTCACGTCGTCCGACCGATGGTCGCTATGGCGAAAACCCAAACCGTTTACAACATTACTATCAATTCCAAGTGGTGATTAAACCGTCTCCAGATAACATTCAAGAACTCTATTTAGGTTCCCTTGAAATGCTCGGTTTTGATCCAACACAAAACGACATCCGTTTCGTGGAAGATAACTGGGAAAACCCAACTTTAGGTGCTTGGGGTTTAGGTTGGGAAGTATGGTTAAATGGTATGGAAGTCACCCAATTTACTTATTTCCAACAAGTAGGTGGCTTAGAATGTAAACCGGTAACAGGTGAAGTAACTTACGGTTTAGAGCGTTTAGCCATGTACATTCAAGGCGTAGATTCTGTGTATGACTTAGTTTGGTCTGATGGTCCACTTGGCAAAACCACTTACGGCGATGTATTCCATCAAAACGAAGTGGAGCAATCAACTTACAACTTTGAATATGCGGATACCGATTTCTTATTCTACTGCTTTGATCAATACGAAAAAGAAGCAAAAAGCTTATTAGAATTAGAGCGCCCGTTACCATTACCAGCTTACGAACGCATTTTAAAAGCAGCACACAGCTTTAACTTATTAGATGCACGTAAAGCGATTTCAGTCACAGAGCGTCAACGCTATATTTTACGCATTCGTGCATTAACCAAAGGTGTGGCTGAAGCGTACTATGCGAGCCGTGAAGCCTTAGGTTTCCCTGGTTGTAAAAAATAA